The Terrirubrum flagellatum nucleotide sequence GAAGGATTCATCTCTCAGGCTTTTCAGGGCGAGCGATCCGCTTCGCCCGCGCGCGGCCGGGTGATTGCCGGGCAGCGCCGCGATCATGGGCTCTTCGGCAAGGGGATGAACGATGACGCCGTCGACGCGCATCGAGCGATTGCGAACGAAGGCGACATCCATGCGCTCGTCGCTCAACCATTCCGCGATCTCGTTGCTCAATCCCTCCTGCAACGTTAGCGATGCCAGCGGGAATCTGGCGCGGAATTCGCGGATTGATTTCGGCGCCAGCGGATGAAAAGACGCCGTCGGCGCGATGCCAATATTGAGCCGGCCCTGTTCGCCCCGCGCCGTGCGCCTGACGACATCGAGCGCGCGCTCCATGTGCGCGAGCAGCGCGCGCGCTTCGCCGAACAGGGCGGAGCCCGCTTCCGTCAGTTCGACGCCGCGCGGCTTGCGGCGGAAGAGCTGGACATCGAGCTCCTGCTCCATCGTCTTGATCTGCTGGCTGAGCGGCGGTTGCTGCAGGCCGAGCCGTTCGGCCGCGCGCGTGATGTGCCGCTCTTCGGCGACGGCGACGAAATAGCGAAGCTGCCTCAGATCCATCGCCATATCCCAAACATATGGATTTCGTTGTTGCCATATTATGGCTGCCATGACGGCGGCGCGCTACTGGAATGACGCGGCCATGACGGCGATCTCGCCGCCGGCTGGAGAGGAGGCGCATATGACGCTGATCCGCCGACACATCCTGCCGGTTCTCGCCGGCTTCGCCGCATCCGCGCGGACAGCCATGGGCGCCGAGCCCTATCCGTCCCGGGCGATCCGCATCCTCGTGGGATTTCCCGCAGGCGGCCCCGTCGATATCGCCGCGCACCTCATCGCTTCGTGGCTGGAGAAAAGGCTTGGGCAACCCTGCCTGGTGGAGAACCAGCCTGGAGATAGCGGCAATCTCGCCACGCGCAACGCGTTGAAAAGCGCGCCGGACGGCTCCACGCTGCTCATGAGCGGGCCGGTCAACACGATCAACACGACGCTCTTCCCCGATCTCGATTTTGATTTCGCGCGCGACGGCGCGCCTGTCGCCGGCCTCTATCGCGTGCCTCTCGTTCTCGAAGTCAATCCGTCGCTGCCGATCCACTCGGCCGCCGAATTCCTGAGGCATGCGAAAGCCCATCCCGGCGCGCTGAAAGTGGCCTATGGCGGCGCCGGCACGCCGCAGCATATCGGCATCGAACTTTTCAGATCGATGACCTCAGTCGATTTCACGCTCATCGCCCATCCCGGTTCGACGCCGGCTCTGGCCGATCTCATCAGCGGCCGGGCGGATGCGATGTTTGATCCGCTGCCGTCCTCCATCGCGCATATCAGGAGCGGGGCGTTGCGGCCGCTGGCGGTGACGTCGCTTTCGCGCTCCGCGGCGTTGCCCGACGTTCCCGTCCTAAGCGACATCGCGCCGGGTTATGAGGCGGAGTCATGGTTCGGGCTCGTCGCTCCGCGCGGAACTCCCGCGCCTGTCGTCGAGCGGCTGAACGGCGAAGTGAATGCGGCGCTCGCGGACGCCGCGATCAAGGCGCGCATCAGCGAACTCGGCGGGATCGCCATGCCGGGATCGCCGGAGGCCTTCGCTGATTTCATTGCAGCCGAGACGACGAAATACGCCGAGGTGATCCGGGCCGCGCGAATTCCGTTGCAGAGGTGAGGGGCGGCGGCGCTCGGGGAGGGGGCGAAGCGGTTGAACCATCCGCGTGTGGGAAAGCGGCGTTCGAAGCTGAGGTCTTCGTGATCGACGGCCGGGCCTGATCTCGCGATGACGGTCTTTAACCCCGCGAGCGTCGAGGATGCGGGTGTTGGTGGACGGGGAATACAAGGAGTCTGATTGCTGAAGAGAAATAAGTCCCGCTAACGCCTCTGGCCGATACTACGCATAGTTTAGCCGACGGAGCGGGATATCGTTCTTGTTTGCGGCGCCAAATTCGAGGTATTAGATCAAATCGCGAACACGAGACGAATCGTGCCAAAGGTATTCTTTTCATATTCGCATGCCGACGAGGCGCTACGCGATCAGCTTGAAAAGCAGCTTGCGATGCTTAAGCGGCAAGGAGTGATCGAAACTTGGCACGACAGGCGAATTGGCGCCGGCGAAGAACTTGATCGCGCGATCGACTCTCAAATTGAAACCGCCGAGATTATCTTATTGCTCATCAGTCCGGACTTCATTGCATCCGAATACTGTTATGAGCGTGAGATGGTGCGAGCGATGGCTCGTCACGAGGCGGGAGAGGCGATCGTTGTTCCAGTGATCTTGCGAGCGTGCGAATGGCATGGAGCGCCGTTCGGCAAGCTTATGGCCACGCCTCCAGATGGAAAACCTGTCACTCAATGGCCAGATCGTGATCAAGCGATGCTTGAGATCGCTCGTGCGGTTCGCGGTGCTGCGGAACGCTTTCAGACCAAGACGCGAAGTGCATCCGCATCGCAACCATCTGCGCAAGCCGAGCCACTGCCTCGACAACCGAGGTCGAGTAATCTGCGTATCGCTAAAAAATTCACCGAGCGAGAGAAGGATGCGTTCCGCGTCGACGCTTTCGACTACATCGCGAAGTTCTTTGAAAATTCTATCTCAGAGATCAGCGCGCGCAATCACGATATCGATGGCGCATTCCGACGTGTAGACGGCAATAGATTCACGGCCGCCATTTATCGTGGCGGCAAAGCGGTCGCACGCTGTACGATTTTTATGGGCGGGAGCTATTTTGGAAACAGCATCTGTTACACTGCAGGCGAAACAACTGAGTCCAATTCCTACAATGAAAGCCTGTCAGTAGAGGCGGATGATCAATCGCCATATCTTCGAAGTATGGGCATGTTGAGCCGCGGCAGACGGGAAGATGAGCGGCTGACGTTTGAAGGTGCGGCTGAGCTGTATTGGGATATGCTCATCGAGCCGCTTCAGCGTGGATAAGGAGGCAAAGATGTTGGCGGCATCGCAGTTTTCGGTTGGCACATTCGCGGACGCTGATGCGCAGGCTCTTACATTGATGATGCCTCGTTCTCAGTTTGAGGACATGGCTCTGATCGCACCAAATGATAGCGAGCGATATGCGATCCTCTTGAGTGATAGGTATCGTTTCCGAACTTTTGAGTGTTCAAATAACTCACATTTCTCCGGACTGCTCGTGCGAGACGTTCGGATCGAATTGGATCATACTTCCGTGTTTGATACGCGGGCGGAGTATGTACCTGTGGGCGCGATGATTCGTACAGCAGATAAGTTGTTCATCAACGCTCACTCAGAAGAAGCGTTTATGTCTGGAGGGCGAGCAAGAATAGTAGTGGAGAGGGCCTTGCCTGCCGGTGGTTCTGATCACGCGGCTGGATTTCGGATTTGGCAGGTTGTTGTGGGGGAGAGGTCGGAAAAGCGAGTACTCTTTAGAGCGGACATATCATCGACAATGGAGCATCAATAGCGGCTCCCCCTCCCTTGACCCCCACCCCCGTCCCCGCCTAAACCCCCCGAAATCCGGGACAGAGCCATGACAGACCCCCAAAACCCCGCCGCGACCACGGAGGGCTGGACGGAGCCGCGCGCCACCGCCGTGCTCGTTCTGGCCGACGGGACCGTGCTGGAAGGCTTCGGCCTCGGCGCCGTGGGGGAAGCGACCGGCGAGGTCTGCTTCAACACCGCCATGACGGGCTATCAGGAGATCCTGACCGACCCCTCCTACGCCAGGCAGATCATCACCTTCACCTTCCCGCATATCGGCAATGTCGGGACCAACGACGAGGACATCGAGACGGTGAACGCCGCCGCCCATGTGGGCGCGATCGGCTGCATCGTCGCGGCGCCGGTGACCGACCCCTCGAACTGGCGCGCCGCCCGCCGGCTCGACGCCTGGCTGAAGGCCCGGGGCGTCGTCGGCCTTGGCGGCGTCGACACCCGCGCGCTCACCGCCCTCATCCGCGAGAAGGGCATGCCGAACGCGGTCATCGCGCATGACCCCAAGGGCGCCTTCGATCTCGATCGCCTGAAGCGCGAGGCGGCGGCGTGGCCGGGCCTCGTCGGCATGGACCTCGTCCCCGGCGTGACCGCGACCCAGCGCTATGAATGGAGCGAGACCGACTGGCGCTGGCCGGAAGGCTATGGCCAGCGGGCGGCGGCGCGCCATCATGTGGTCGCCATCGATTACGGCATGAAGCGCAACATCCTGCGCCTCTTCGCCGGCCGCGACTGCCAGCTCACCGTGATGCCGGCGACGGCGACGGCCGACGAGATCTTCGCGCTCAATCCCGACGGCGTGTTCCTCTCGAACGGTCCCGGCGATCCAGCGGCGACGGGCGAATATG carries:
- a CDS encoding LysR family transcriptional regulator, producing the protein MDLRQLRYFVAVAEERHITRAAERLGLQQPPLSQQIKTMEQELDVQLFRRKPRGVELTEAGSALFGEARALLAHMERALDVVRRTARGEQGRLNIGIAPTASFHPLAPKSIREFRARFPLASLTLQEGLSNEIAEWLSDERMDVAFVRNRSMRVDGVIVHPLAEEPMIAALPGNHPAARGRSGSLALKSLRDESFVLIGPPGTGLHDETIVACREAGFTPHIGQQAPRITSALGLVAAGLGVALVPQSMKTVKMTGVIYRPLSGPATPKAFLGLAAQKNNPSAVLRKFVASVRRMASA
- a CDS encoding Bug family tripartite tricarboxylate transporter substrate binding protein — protein: MAAMTAARYWNDAAMTAISPPAGEEAHMTLIRRHILPVLAGFAASARTAMGAEPYPSRAIRILVGFPAGGPVDIAAHLIASWLEKRLGQPCLVENQPGDSGNLATRNALKSAPDGSTLLMSGPVNTINTTLFPDLDFDFARDGAPVAGLYRVPLVLEVNPSLPIHSAAEFLRHAKAHPGALKVAYGGAGTPQHIGIELFRSMTSVDFTLIAHPGSTPALADLISGRADAMFDPLPSSIAHIRSGALRPLAVTSLSRSAALPDVPVLSDIAPGYEAESWFGLVAPRGTPAPVVERLNGEVNAALADAAIKARISELGGIAMPGSPEAFADFIAAETTKYAEVIRAARIPLQR
- a CDS encoding toll/interleukin-1 receptor domain-containing protein yields the protein MPKVFFSYSHADEALRDQLEKQLAMLKRQGVIETWHDRRIGAGEELDRAIDSQIETAEIILLLISPDFIASEYCYEREMVRAMARHEAGEAIVVPVILRACEWHGAPFGKLMATPPDGKPVTQWPDRDQAMLEIARAVRGAAERFQTKTRSASASQPSAQAEPLPRQPRSSNLRIAKKFTEREKDAFRVDAFDYIAKFFENSISEISARNHDIDGAFRRVDGNRFTAAIYRGGKAVARCTIFMGGSYFGNSICYTAGETTESNSYNESLSVEADDQSPYLRSMGMLSRGRREDERLTFEGAAELYWDMLIEPLQRG
- the carA gene encoding glutamine-hydrolyzing carbamoyl-phosphate synthase small subunit, which produces MTDPQNPAATTEGWTEPRATAVLVLADGTVLEGFGLGAVGEATGEVCFNTAMTGYQEILTDPSYARQIITFTFPHIGNVGTNDEDIETVNAAAHVGAIGCIVAAPVTDPSNWRAARRLDAWLKARGVVGLGGVDTRALTALIREKGMPNAVIAHDPKGAFDLDRLKREAAAWPGLVGMDLVPGVTATQRYEWSETDWRWPEGYGQRAAARHHVVAIDYGMKRNILRLFAGRDCQLTVMPATATADEIFALNPDGVFLSNGPGDPAATGEYAAPVIRAILERGIPTFGICLGHQMMALAIGASTHKMHQGHHGANHPVKEHATGKVEIVSMNHGFAVDPKTLPANAKETHVSLFDGSNCGIALTDRPAFSVQHHPEASPGPRDSHYLFDRFVEMMDKAKEKKAA